Genomic window (Zingiber officinale cultivar Zhangliang chromosome 2B, Zo_v1.1, whole genome shotgun sequence):
CCCGTTTTGGTGCGGCATTATATCATCTTAGGACAAAAAGATTTCAGATATCttcataataatataatattattcacTTTGGACCTAAGTCTTCGTGTATTTATTTGagttctacccaaaaggtctaaggtctaatggagatatttttattttataaattaattatcttttttatatttttttaaagtgggattttgattgtattcccaacaatCTTCCTCTCAAATAAATAATCACAAGTATCAATCACTCTTGATTTGTTCAGGGTCTTCCTTACTTCATTCAAAGTTCCATTCACATGATTCGATCTGGATCATGGTTCTGGCTCGCTCGTGTTTCTTTTGACGATTAGACAAGAACGACctcattttaatattattttggacttaaacccttataaatttatttttaaattttattcaaaAGATCTTATATCAATGAAGATATTTTCATTTtataaattcataattttttctatatatataaatacataattttttctatatatttttagtGTAAAACTTTAATCGTATTCTCAACGTATCAAGGTGGGGCAAGCAAATGGTCATCAAGCATGCGCAAGTAGTAGACTGTGCGAACCCGACAGCACCCAAGGGGTAAATTCATTCTTTTACTATCTAGTCTTTGTCGAGAAAGATGATCTAGGCGGAAGATATGTCTGAAGGAGAATTCGACTAAAAATCTTAAGAAGATATCGTTAATTATAATGAATGAAACTAAAAAAGCTACAATGAATACAAAAAGTTCTATGATCAATTGGACTATACAGTTAAACATCATACACAAAACCTTCAGAAATGCTGACTGGTTGAAGGATCAGAAACATAAGAGCCTTTTCTTATCATTCCATCTTCCACCAGCCTTTCCTTGGGAGTATTACAGCGGGGCGTGCTTGGCGCTGTGAATTCAGATACTTCATCGATATCACTGTGCCGATATAAGATCTCACTTGCCGAACCATAGTCCATGAGCTGATAAAGTTGTGAACCTGTTCTAAGCCTACTTTTTCTCTTATCCATCAGAGTTGATCTACTTGGAAAATTTACTGGCATTTCAGTATCAGAGGCAAGAGAGTATCCACAGTCTGAGTAGGAAACTGGTTCCCATGGGGATCTATCATTCGACAGAAAGATGGAGACCTCGTGCCCAGGAGTAGTATCTGTCATGCTGTCCAACTCGGTTGTCGGTGTCTCAGCCTCATCGGGTGTATGGGGAATCCCATATTTTGGAGTTCTGAAAGAAAATGTAAGAACTTTAGAACAAGCACCACATTGAAGCTTATAAAATCTTCTCTGCGCTATGAAGAAATCGATAGGAAGCCTAAGCAACTCCAAGCAGTTGTAGCATACGACAAATGGAGAGCCACCTAAGACAGGGCGACAAAGTTGCTTCTTCTGCTGTCTTCCATCATTGTTGTTTGGTTTCTCGGTCTGACGCTCAACCTGAGGCTTGTGGGAACATGGAGAGGGCCTAGAACCAGCATGGCATGTATGATTGCAGTGGCAAGCTCTGCAAATTCCATTGTGGCAAGGGCTTGGAGATGCTTGGCGGCCTTCATAATGACAATGCTTGCAAGGAACATCGAACGGCTTTGAAGGAATGCCATTGGACCTGGGTGGTGGTCGAGGAATTGCGTTTCTTTGATGGGTTACTTTAGGAGGAGTTTGACGTCGGCCTGGCTTAAGATGCTTCACATGGTGAGGCTGTGCCCTGCTCTCATCAGATTTATCAAAGATTTCATTGATTTCCTCTTTCAATCCATCAACCTTCCTTAGGATCTCCGTTTGAATGTTAAGTAAGCCCATAGGAACCTTTGAATCCCTCGAGATCTCAAATGAATCAAGATCAGCTACTGCCCTATCATTTTGTTTGTCGGCTGAGCCTTTGGAGACCTCCACTAGATTTATCGAGGCCGATCTTGAATGCACATGATTTTCTGATTCCATCAAGTTCTGAACCGAATGGAAGTCGTCAGAGTCAAAAGAGGAATGTGTCACTAAATCATCTTTTTCTTTTTGGGAAACCTCATTTGTGTGCGAACCAAATGTATCAAGAGCAGCTGGCTTCTCTATCGGCGACTCTTGTGAAACTTCATGAGCTACAATTTGTGTTCCCACTTGCATCTCTTTAACACCCTCTTCTTTATGTACATTAGTATCTGCTGAATCTTGCACAATTCTTCTAAAAGTTCTCCTGGACAAGGGCACACATTTACGAGATGTCTCAACGTTGCCAGTATCTATCTCTGAAACAAAAGAGGGATTTATCACTAAATCATCTTTTTCATTTTGGGAAATCTCATTTCCGAGCGAACCAAATGTGTCAAGAGCAGCTGGCTTCTCTATCGGCGACTCTTGTGAAACTTCTTGAGCTACAATTTGTGTTCCCACTTGCTTCTCTTTAACACCCTCTTCTTTATGTACATTAGTATCTGCTGAATCCCACGACATTCCTCTAAAAGTTCTTCTCGACAGAGGTACACGTTTACGAGGAGTCTCAGTGTTGCCAGTTTCAATGACGGAAGAGATGCTGACATCAAATGCATTTGCACTGGCTATCTTTGAAACTTTCCCGCATTCACTATGATGATTGTTGTTGTTCTCCTTGTCGTCCAGTGAAGCATCATTTCTGTTA
Coding sequences:
- the LOC122047828 gene encoding uncharacterized protein LOC122047828 isoform X2, giving the protein MASNSTIPGFRFVRCPRCMALLTEIACVPVYQCGECGVTLRAKHYNSTNQSAASLVSQSSKPEDASSSGLNKGDEESCLKERQMEIEASSSNVRSMDLKSSSPNNRNDASLDDKENNNNHHSECGKVSKIASANAFDVSISSVIETGNTETPRKRVPLSRRTFRGMSWDSADTNVHKEEGVKEKQVGTQIVAQEVSQESPIEKPAALDTFGSLGNEISQNEKDDLVINPSFVSEIDTGNVETSRKCVPLSRRTFRRIVQDSADTNVHKEEGVKEMQVGTQIVAHEVSQESPIEKPAALDTFGSHTNEVSQKEKDDLVTHSSFDSDDFHSVQNLMESENHVHSRSASINLVEVSKGSADKQNDRAVADLDSFEISRDSKVPMGLLNIQTEILRKVDGLKEEINEIFDKSDESRAQPHHVKHLKPGRRQTPPKVTHQRNAIPRPPPRSNGIPSKPFDVPCKHCHYEGRQASPSPCHNGICRACHCNHTCHAGSRPSPCSHKPQVERQTEKPNNNDGRQQKKQLCRPVLELQNMGFPIHPMRLRHRQPSWTA
- the LOC122047828 gene encoding protein ENHANCED DISEASE RESISTANCE 4-like isoform X1, which codes for MASNSTIPGFRFVRCPRCMALLTEIACVPVYQCGECGVTLRAKHYNSTNQSAASLVSQSSKPEDASSSGLNKGDEESCLKERQMEIEASSSNVRSMDLKSSSPNNRNDASLDDKENNNNHHSECGKVSKIASANAFDVSISSVIETGNTETPRKRVPLSRRTFRGMSWDSADTNVHKEEGVKEKQVGTQIVAQEVSQESPIEKPAALDTFGSLGNEISQNEKDDLVINPSFVSEIDTGNVETSRKCVPLSRRTFRRIVQDSADTNVHKEEGVKEMQVGTQIVAHEVSQESPIEKPAALDTFGSHTNEVSQKEKDDLVTHSSFDSDDFHSVQNLMESENHVHSRSASINLVEVSKGSADKQNDRAVADLDSFEISRDSKVPMGLLNIQTEILRKVDGLKEEINEIFDKSDESRAQPHHVKHLKPGRRQTPPKVTHQRNAIPRPPPRSNGIPSKPFDVPCKHCHYEGRQASPSPCHNGICRACHCNHTCHAGSRPSPCSHKPQVERQTEKPNNNDGRQQKKQLCRPVLGGSPFVVCYNCLELLRLPIDFFIAQRRFYKLQCGACSKVLTFSFRTPKYGIPHTPDEAETPTTELDSMTDTTPGHEVSIFLSNDRSPWEPVSYSDCGYSLASDTEMPVNFPSRSTLMDKRKSRLRTGSQLYQLMDYGSASEILYRHSDIDEVSEFTAPSTPRCNTPKERLVEDGMIRKGSYVSDPSTSQHF